One stretch of Thermococcus sp. MAR1 DNA includes these proteins:
- a CDS encoding ABC transporter ATP-binding protein, which yields MWAIETEGLRKSYPKKIPLPFRKVEWVEAVKGVSFKVKKGELFGLLGPNGAGKTTTIKMLTTLLEPSGGTARVLGLDIRRDAREIRRRINLVAEGERTLYWRLSAYENLKYFARIYYVPKSEEKERIESLLKLVGLWERRNDLVMNFSRGMKQRLAIAKALINDPEVLFLDEPTLGLDVQSAIFVREFVKRLVKEEGKTVLLTTHYMAEAEELCDRIAIIDHGRIIAMDTPGGLKRLVKDEETVEIRVRELNPKSLKESPFSMAVVEEDASAGTVRLRAQVDEEDLPRLVEWLVKRGAKVLSVERMEPTLEDVFIKLTGRGLRD from the coding sequence ATGTGGGCGATAGAGACCGAGGGGCTTAGAAAGAGTTATCCAAAGAAGATTCCCCTCCCCTTCAGGAAGGTAGAGTGGGTGGAGGCCGTAAAGGGTGTCAGCTTCAAAGTCAAGAAGGGGGAGCTCTTCGGACTCCTCGGACCCAACGGTGCGGGGAAAACCACCACGATAAAGATGCTGACGACCCTTCTGGAGCCCAGCGGGGGGACTGCAAGGGTTTTGGGGCTGGACATAAGGAGAGACGCCAGGGAAATCAGGAGGAGGATAAACCTCGTGGCCGAGGGCGAGAGAACCCTCTACTGGCGCCTGTCCGCCTATGAGAACCTCAAGTACTTCGCCAGAATATATTACGTCCCCAAAAGTGAGGAAAAGGAAAGAATAGAAAGCCTCCTTAAGCTTGTAGGCCTCTGGGAGAGGCGGAACGACCTGGTGATGAACTTTTCCCGCGGCATGAAACAGCGCTTGGCCATAGCCAAGGCGCTCATAAACGACCCCGAGGTTCTCTTTCTGGACGAGCCAACTCTCGGCCTCGACGTGCAGAGTGCGATATTCGTGAGGGAGTTCGTGAAGAGGCTCGTGAAGGAGGAAGGCAAGACTGTTCTTCTAACGACCCACTACATGGCCGAGGCGGAGGAGCTGTGCGACAGGATAGCGATCATCGACCACGGGAGGATAATAGCCATGGACACTCCTGGGGGCCTGAAGAGGCTCGTTAAGGACGAAGAGACCGTCGAGATCAGGGTAAGGGAGCTAAACCCCAAAAGTCTCAAGGAGAGCCCCTTCAGTATGGCGGTGGTTGAGGAGGACGCCTCGGCCGGAACAGTAAGGCTCAGGGCCCAGGTTGACGAGGAAGACCTGCCCCGGCTCGTGGAATGGCTCGTAAAACGGGGCGCCAAGGTGCTTTCGGTCGAGAGAATGGAGCCAACCCTTGAGGACGTCTTCATAAAGCTCACCGGAAGGGGGCTGAGGGATTGA
- a CDS encoding DUF2110 family protein has product MQEVVILEKVYGDRSGFLKLDKKLKALLGDLEVEWKLSAVKKNWIKVSLSGEDEEISANLVREEFGEVPYKLSAVKEGETYRGRFVDLGKVGYGAYVDIGIFTPRPKDALLPLYYLKETFGEMPVRQMIRDFGWVDNLPVEVVVTKVEFGAREVELAFSDAQLKRIKTWLSDGYDKLFIAGTVSENIEKALIKTGHGRDVKRIEELGLMETLLILKKGTQAPGIIKEIGPHLRGTLIGAVKFRE; this is encoded by the coding sequence ATGCAGGAAGTAGTTATTCTTGAAAAGGTTTACGGGGATAGGAGTGGCTTTCTTAAGCTTGACAAGAAGTTGAAGGCTCTCCTTGGAGATTTGGAAGTCGAATGGAAACTTTCAGCGGTTAAGAAGAACTGGATTAAGGTGTCTCTGAGCGGCGAGGACGAGGAGATAAGCGCGAACCTCGTTCGCGAGGAGTTCGGTGAGGTTCCCTACAAGCTGAGCGCGGTTAAAGAGGGGGAGACCTACCGCGGTCGTTTCGTGGACCTTGGCAAGGTTGGCTACGGCGCCTATGTGGACATCGGAATCTTCACGCCCAGGCCGAAGGATGCACTGTTGCCCCTCTACTACCTCAAAGAGACCTTCGGTGAGATGCCGGTAAGGCAAATGATAAGGGACTTCGGCTGGGTGGACAACCTGCCCGTGGAGGTCGTCGTTACCAAGGTTGAATTCGGTGCCAGGGAAGTCGAGCTGGCCTTCAGCGACGCTCAGTTAAAACGCATAAAGACCTGGCTCAGCGACGGCTACGACAAACTCTTCATAGCCGGCACCGTGAGTGAGAACATTGAAAAAGCCCTCATCAAAACGGGCCACGGACGGGACGTGAAGCGCATAGAGGAGTTGGGTCTCATGGAAACTCTCCTGATACTCAAGAAGGGCACCCAGGCCCCTGGAATAATCAAGGAAATCGGTCCGCACCTCAGGGGGACCCTCATAGGGGCCGTCAAGTTCCGGGAGTGA
- a CDS encoding AAA family ATPase — protein MTKPLNPEDEKRRKKLFEIADELRERTKKQGPEEGFRVVITGKGGVGKTTMTAILARLLARDGYRVLAVDEDPQMNLAHALGVPKEVRDKIVPLNRNLDYIEEKTGARPGTNWGLYFSLTPDVRDVVDRFGVVGPDGVMLLVMGSVVQAAAGCLCPENALLDAVIKYINLRKGEIILMDTQAGLEHFGRALAKGFKQAVILTEPTYNSVQVAVDAAKLAKQLGIEHIHLVINKVKKSTHVEKVERILNELGFNDFTTKTVIPYDEMVEEYDPEIEAILANPESPTYVKALELKDILLKYAE, from the coding sequence ATGACAAAACCTCTGAATCCAGAGGATGAGAAAAGGAGAAAGAAGCTGTTTGAAATCGCCGATGAGTTAAGGGAACGAACCAAAAAACAGGGCCCTGAGGAGGGCTTCAGGGTCGTGATAACGGGCAAGGGTGGAGTTGGAAAAACCACAATGACGGCTATTCTCGCGAGGCTCCTAGCCAGGGATGGCTACCGTGTTCTGGCCGTTGATGAGGATCCTCAGATGAATCTCGCACACGCCCTCGGCGTTCCAAAGGAAGTGCGCGATAAGATAGTCCCCCTCAACAGAAACTTGGATTACATAGAGGAGAAGACCGGAGCAAGACCCGGTACCAACTGGGGGCTCTACTTTTCGCTTACCCCCGACGTCAGGGACGTCGTTGACCGCTTCGGTGTCGTTGGACCTGATGGCGTCATGCTCCTCGTCATGGGAAGTGTAGTTCAGGCCGCGGCCGGCTGTCTCTGCCCCGAAAATGCTCTTCTCGATGCCGTCATCAAGTACATAAACCTCCGGAAGGGCGAGATAATCCTGATGGACACGCAGGCCGGGCTGGAGCACTTTGGAAGGGCCCTAGCTAAGGGCTTCAAGCAGGCGGTTATACTCACAGAGCCAACCTACAACTCCGTTCAGGTGGCGGTTGATGCGGCGAAACTGGCGAAGCAGTTGGGCATAGAGCACATCCACTTGGTAATCAACAAAGTGAAGAAGAGTACTCACGTGGAAAAGGTCGAGAGAATCCTGAACGAGCTCGGCTTCAACGACTTCACCACGAAGACGGTGATCCCCTACGATGAGATGGTGGAGGAGTACGACCCGGAGATAGAGGCAATACTCGCCAATCCCGAGTCACCGACCTACGTGAAAGCCCTAGAGCTGAAAGATATCCTCCTGAAGTACGCGGAGTAG
- a CDS encoding ABC transporter permease gives MILAVVEKEFRMFFRYPLRVISSILVGIVFLLQFVYFGQAVLGGRYSALLEASTGMGDYPTYALIGYVLWWVSVSPMEAYVWGVRRELQRGTFETNVLSPARLISLLFGLSLSWLLMDSILMAIVFVMGVIIFKIPITAVIVLKSLPAIAASLLAFLGFGFVFAGLVMLLKNIGPFAQIFEFAMLFLSGVFFPLTVMPAPIQALSNLFPLTHSAQIVRTLFAGEGYPAVSGSVAWLMLLIPAYWAIGYLLFRWAERTTRVIGYGGY, from the coding sequence TTGATACTGGCCGTTGTAGAGAAGGAGTTCCGGATGTTCTTCCGCTACCCTCTTAGGGTCATAAGCTCGATCCTCGTGGGGATAGTCTTCCTCCTCCAGTTCGTTTACTTCGGGCAGGCCGTTCTCGGAGGCAGATACTCGGCCCTGCTTGAGGCCTCCACGGGAATGGGAGACTATCCCACCTACGCCCTCATAGGCTATGTCCTCTGGTGGGTCTCCGTCTCGCCAATGGAGGCTTACGTCTGGGGCGTCAGGAGGGAGCTCCAGAGGGGGACATTTGAAACCAACGTCCTGTCTCCGGCGAGGCTTATCAGCCTGCTCTTCGGGCTCTCGCTGAGCTGGCTCCTCATGGATTCCATCCTCATGGCGATAGTCTTTGTCATGGGGGTAATAATCTTCAAAATCCCCATAACCGCGGTCATCGTCCTGAAGTCCCTGCCGGCTATAGCGGCCTCACTCCTGGCGTTTTTGGGCTTCGGCTTTGTATTTGCCGGCTTAGTTATGCTCCTGAAGAACATCGGGCCCTTCGCCCAGATATTCGAGTTCGCAATGCTGTTCCTGTCAGGCGTCTTCTTCCCCCTCACTGTAATGCCAGCGCCTATTCAGGCCCTCTCCAACCTGTTCCCGCTGACCCATTCGGCACAAATCGTCAGGACGCTCTTTGCAGGCGAGGGGTACCCCGCAGTCTCAGGTTCCGTGGCGTGGCTGATGCTCCTGATACCCGCCTACTGGGCCATTGGCTACCTGCTCTTCCGGTGGGCGGAGAGAACGACGAGGGTGATCGGGTATGGTGGCTACTGA
- a CDS encoding 4Fe-4S dicluster domain-containing protein gives MPTDSKPTIFINPAKCIGCRQCEIACAVEHSQSKDLFSAIFEDPLPLPRIHILPMGAYNVPMNCRHCDGAPCVEVCPTGALYHDEDGAVMITPEKCIGCKMCAIVCPFGIPEFEALNGVMFKCDLCPDRRVEGKLPACVEACKTGALQFGTIDEIVSNVRKETAERIIRLKEGTYEEEYNGWDLFRSMYAEIIRINEGESK, from the coding sequence ATGCCCACCGATTCAAAGCCTACTATTTTCATAAATCCAGCGAAGTGCATTGGCTGTCGGCAGTGTGAGATAGCGTGTGCAGTGGAACACTCCCAGAGCAAGGACCTCTTCTCGGCGATCTTTGAGGATCCGCTGCCCCTGCCGAGGATACACATTCTCCCCATGGGGGCCTACAACGTACCCATGAACTGCCGGCACTGCGATGGCGCACCCTGTGTTGAGGTATGTCCCACCGGTGCGCTCTATCACGACGAAGACGGCGCGGTTATGATAACCCCTGAAAAGTGCATCGGCTGCAAGATGTGTGCCATCGTCTGTCCGTTTGGTATTCCCGAGTTCGAAGCCCTCAACGGTGTGATGTTCAAGTGCGACCTGTGTCCCGACAGAAGGGTCGAAGGAAAACTTCCAGCGTGCGTTGAGGCGTGCAAGACCGGGGCGCTCCAGTTCGGCACTATTGATGAGATAGTCTCCAACGTCAGGAAAGAAACGGCCGAGAGGATAATCAGGCTGAAAGAAGGCACATATGAGGAGGAATACAACGGTTGGGACCTTTTCAGGTCCATGTACGCCGAAATTATTCGTATTAATGAGGGGGAGTCGAAATGA
- a CDS encoding Mrp/NBP35 family ATP-binding protein, with protein MTIKAPTLNIGGLGADPLTQRINEKQEKWTYKIAVLSGKGGVGKSTVAVNIAAALAKKGYFVGILDADIHGPNVAKMLGVDKAEVLAEKMEDGRFEMIPPMNDFLGQTTPIKVMSMGFLVPEDQPIIWRGSLVTKAIKQLLGDVKWGSLDFMIIDFPPGTGDEILTVTQTLKLDAAVIVTTPQEVALLDTGKAVNMMKKMEVPYVAVIENMSYLICPHCGNEIDIFGKGGGKKLAEKEGVDFLGEIPIDLRAREASDAGIPIVLYEDTVAAKAFMEIVDKLVEKLEAMKGEKEAPDESKGE; from the coding sequence ATGACCATCAAAGCTCCCACACTCAACATAGGCGGACTGGGCGCTGATCCCCTCACCCAGAGGATAAACGAGAAGCAGGAAAAGTGGACGTACAAGATAGCCGTCCTGAGCGGTAAGGGGGGCGTTGGAAAGAGCACCGTTGCGGTTAACATCGCCGCCGCTCTGGCAAAGAAGGGCTACTTCGTCGGAATACTCGACGCCGACATACACGGACCGAACGTCGCCAAGATGCTCGGCGTCGACAAGGCCGAGGTTCTGGCCGAGAAGATGGAAGACGGCAGGTTTGAGATGATACCCCCGATGAACGACTTCCTTGGCCAGACAACCCCGATCAAGGTCATGAGCATGGGCTTCCTCGTCCCGGAGGATCAGCCGATAATCTGGCGCGGTTCGCTCGTCACCAAAGCCATCAAGCAGCTCCTCGGCGACGTCAAGTGGGGTTCGCTGGACTTCATGATAATCGACTTCCCCCCGGGAACCGGCGACGAGATACTCACCGTTACCCAGACCCTCAAGCTCGACGCCGCTGTGATAGTCACTACCCCTCAGGAGGTCGCTTTGCTCGACACAGGCAAGGCCGTCAACATGATGAAGAAGATGGAGGTGCCCTACGTCGCTGTCATCGAGAACATGAGTTACCTCATCTGCCCGCACTGCGGCAACGAGATAGACATCTTCGGCAAGGGTGGCGGAAAGAAGCTCGCCGAGAAGGAAGGTGTTGACTTCCTCGGAGAGATTCCGATAGACCTCAGGGCCAGAGAGGCCAGCGACGCGGGGATTCCAATAGTTCTCTACGAGGACACCGTGGCGGCGAAGGCCTTCATGGAGATAGTTGACAAGCTCGTGGAGAAGCTTGAAGCTATGAAAGGCGAGAAGGAAGCCCCCGATGAATCCAAGGGGGAGTAA
- the tfe gene encoding transcription factor E: MARRKNKELLELAMDMGGEEAVEVIKALEKKKESTDEELAEITGIRVNTVRKVLYMLYDQGLAEFKRIRDKETGWYYYYWRLETKRLPEIIRAKKMAELKKLREMLEEETSEIYYHCGTPGHPKLTFDEAMEYEFQCPICGQMLMQYDNTAVVEELKRRIEELEIELGLRKKPKKKK; the protein is encoded by the coding sequence GTGGCGAGGAGAAAAAACAAGGAGCTCCTTGAGCTTGCGATGGACATGGGCGGTGAGGAGGCCGTTGAGGTAATCAAGGCTCTCGAAAAGAAGAAGGAATCCACTGACGAAGAGCTCGCCGAAATAACTGGCATTAGGGTCAACACTGTCAGAAAGGTCCTCTACATGCTCTACGATCAGGGGCTGGCTGAGTTCAAGCGCATAAGGGACAAGGAAACTGGCTGGTATTACTACTACTGGAGACTTGAAACCAAGAGGCTGCCAGAGATAATCAGGGCTAAGAAGATGGCAGAGCTGAAGAAGCTCCGGGAAATGCTGGAGGAAGAGACCAGCGAGATTTACTACCACTGCGGTACGCCGGGGCATCCGAAGCTGACCTTTGACGAGGCCATGGAGTACGAGTTCCAGTGCCCGATATGTGGCCAGATGCTCATGCAGTACGACAACACTGCGGTGGTTGAGGAGCTCAAGAGGCGCATCGAGGAGCTCGAGATAGAGCTTGGCCTCAGGAAGAAGCCCAAAAAGAAGAAGTGA